From a single Planctellipticum variicoloris genomic region:
- a CDS encoding DUF1559 domain-containing protein: MPESRCVSIVDQMGDWEDNTPIVENCRMRFFERLSGGRTRRGAITLAELVVLWLICMVGLALMIPWLLMVRESSRRGQAQANMKNIGTALHAYHDLWRRFPGR, translated from the coding sequence TTGCCGGAATCCCGCTGTGTCAGTATCGTCGATCAGATGGGCGACTGGGAAGACAACACTCCGATCGTAGAGAACTGCCGGATGCGTTTCTTCGAGCGACTGAGCGGAGGCAGAACTCGGCGCGGTGCAATCACGCTTGCCGAACTGGTCGTGCTGTGGTTGATCTGTATGGTCGGTCTGGCCTTAATGATCCCCTGGCTGCTGATGGTTCGCGAGTCGTCACGCCGCGGGCAGGCGCAGGCCAACATGAAAAACATTGGAACGGCGCTGCACGCCTATCATGACCTGTGGCGACGATTTCCGGGTCGGTGA